The following coding sequences are from one Triticum aestivum cultivar Chinese Spring chromosome 5A, IWGSC CS RefSeq v2.1, whole genome shotgun sequence window:
- the LOC123107936 gene encoding protein PELPK1-like gives MASNTSLLAQIMACTLLLTGHTCHGARHLADATPAAAPTAAVPGLPAVPTLPAVPADTVTLLPPMPAVTLPTVPQVTLPPMPSVVVPKAVLPPMPKVTMAPMPAIVVPKVTLPPMPFVPNVNVPMPFLAPPPSV, from the coding sequence ATGGCTTCGAACACGAGCTTGCTGGCCCAGATCATGGCGTGCACGCTCCTACTCACCGGGCACACGTGCCACGGCGCACGCCACTTGGCTGACGCGACTCCGGCGGCTGCCCCTACCGCTGCTGTACCTGGCCTGCCAGCCGTGCCGACCCTGCCTGCCGTGCCCGCGGACACAGTCACCCTGCTGCCACCAATGCCGGCGGTCACCCTGCCCACCGTGCCGCAAGTGACGCTGCCGCCCATGCCTTCCGTCGTCGTGCCGAAGGCGGTGCTGCCGCCCATGCCCAAGGTGACCATGGCGCCGATGCCCGCTATTGTCGTACCAAAGGTGACACTGCCGCCAATGCCGTTCGTCCCGAATGTGAACGTGCCCATGCCGTTCCTGGCGCCACCTCCGTCTGTGTAG